One window from the genome of Rhodopirellula halodulae encodes:
- a CDS encoding CpaF family protein, producing MRQAAPPQRSEANRQEQFEQIKRRIHGKLVDKLDLSRVGDLQGDTLKREIRMVVEHLCDAEDTLLNRQERERIVDEVLDETFGLGPLELILKDPKVSDILINGPKNIYVEKGGQMQKTDVEFRDGKHLLQIIDRIVSKVGRRVDETCPMVDARLEDGSRVNAIIPPLALDGAAVSIRRFGSNPLRLEDLLNYRAFTPEMVMLLEGCIKARLNMIIAGGTGSGKTTLLNTLSSFIGHEDRIVTIEDAAELQLQQDHVVRLETRPPNIEGNGAVTATDLVKNALRMRPERIIIGECRGGETLDMLQAMNTGHDGSLTTIHANTPRDAIARLETLVMMSGFELPVKAIRQQISGAVDVLIQANRLQGGPRRVTAITEVVGMEQDTIILQDIYRFNQKGINSEGKAHGHFVCSGVRPSFMDKLEAAGVRLPASAFRERVMMEA from the coding sequence ATGCGACAAGCTGCGCCTCCCCAACGCTCCGAAGCGAATCGTCAGGAACAATTCGAACAAATCAAACGCCGCATCCACGGCAAATTGGTCGACAAACTGGACCTGTCGCGTGTCGGCGACTTGCAAGGCGACACGCTGAAACGCGAAATTCGCATGGTGGTCGAACACCTTTGCGATGCAGAAGACACGCTGCTGAACCGTCAGGAACGCGAACGCATCGTCGATGAAGTCCTGGACGAAACGTTCGGCCTTGGCCCCTTGGAGTTGATCCTCAAAGATCCCAAGGTCAGCGATATTCTGATCAACGGCCCCAAGAACATTTACGTCGAAAAAGGCGGCCAAATGCAGAAGACCGACGTGGAGTTCCGCGACGGGAAACACTTGCTGCAGATCATTGACCGAATCGTCAGTAAGGTCGGCCGTCGAGTCGACGAAACCTGTCCGATGGTCGACGCTCGCTTGGAAGACGGCTCGCGGGTCAACGCCATCATTCCACCACTGGCCTTGGATGGTGCCGCCGTTTCAATTCGTCGTTTCGGCAGCAACCCGTTGCGACTGGAAGACTTGCTGAACTACCGAGCCTTCACGCCCGAAATGGTGATGTTGCTCGAAGGCTGCATCAAAGCCCGCCTGAACATGATCATCGCCGGCGGTACGGGTTCCGGTAAAACGACGCTGCTGAACACTCTGTCCTCATTCATCGGCCACGAAGACCGAATCGTCACCATCGAGGATGCGGCAGAACTTCAATTGCAACAAGACCATGTTGTTCGATTGGAGACTCGACCACCCAATATTGAAGGCAACGGCGCCGTCACCGCGACGGACCTGGTCAAGAACGCCCTGCGGATGCGTCCGGAACGAATCATCATCGGGGAATGCCGTGGTGGTGAAACGTTGGACATGTTGCAGGCCATGAACACGGGTCACGATGGATCGTTGACCACGATTCACGCCAACACGCCGCGAGACGCGATCGCCCGTTTGGAAACACTGGTCATGATGTCCGGCTTTGAATTGCCGGTGAAAGCCATCCGTCAGCAAATCAGCGGGGCAGTGGATGTTTTGATCCAAGCCAACCGACTGCAAGGTGGACCTCGCCGCGTCACGGCAATCACCGAAGTGGTCGGCATGGAACAAGACACGATCATCCTGCAAGACATTTATCGCTTCAATCAAAAGGGCATCAACTCCGAAGGCAAGGCTCACGGCCACTTTGTCTGCAGCGGCGTTCGCCCAAGCTTCATGGACAAACTGGAAGCCGCCGGTGTGCGTTTGCCCGCCAGCGCCTTCCGCGAGCGAGTCATGATGGAAGCGTAA
- a CDS encoding prenyltransferase/squalene oxidase repeat-containing protein: MVAEETPGASVDQSELRRTLNRLREELLSQRTADGHWTGELSASALSTATAISAMSVAVRAGELSIDEEETLRKQIQSGRAWLAGQQNDDGGFGDTDRSHSNIATSYLVLAAWELSDQVMGEVTDPDAVSRLKAWIENAGELDGLRKRYGKDKTFVVPILTNMAIAGLVPWKSVSALPFEAAVVPQSLYRFLGLPVVSYAVPALVAIGQVKFLRGGGCLPPWSWVRRSAIESSMRVLLSMQPQSGGYLEATPLTAFVVMSLSASGRANHEVTRNGLRFLKNSMLPDGSWPIDTNLANWVTSLATTALAMDPDDDRSWSTPELIDWQRGCQYQERHPFTGADPGGWGWTDLTGSVPDADDTPGAIVSLRMQATFRSDPLSDDFAREWPTESGEGSVSQTAMETWQSCDRGVDWLLGLQNRDGGWPTFCRGWGKLPFDRSSNDLTAHALRAIACLPKRNSLGRERATQRGLAFLRKSQLPDGSWLPLWFGNQDRPDEDNPIYGTSRVLIDVDSNLGHDAISRGLAYLIQSQNGDGGWGGGESVRETFGLPQGCISSVEETALALETLACWWARIHDSLPGENAASPGGADSSSDILDGSPWDASMRSSLRAAILAGTRWLIDAVQCERHRVAWPIGFYFAKLWYYERLYPLVYTTAALGRVMQRDELLR, from the coding sequence ATGGTTGCTGAAGAAACGCCGGGGGCGTCCGTGGATCAGAGTGAGCTGCGGAGGACGCTAAATCGGCTGCGGGAAGAGTTGTTGTCGCAGCGGACAGCCGATGGGCATTGGACCGGAGAGTTGTCAGCGTCCGCACTCTCGACAGCGACGGCGATCAGCGCGATGAGTGTCGCTGTGCGGGCCGGCGAATTGTCGATCGACGAGGAAGAGACACTGCGGAAACAGATCCAGTCGGGGCGTGCTTGGCTGGCGGGGCAGCAAAACGACGACGGTGGTTTTGGGGACACCGACCGCAGTCACAGCAACATCGCGACAAGTTACTTGGTGCTGGCAGCTTGGGAGTTGTCGGATCAGGTGATGGGAGAAGTGACCGACCCCGATGCGGTCTCGCGATTGAAAGCTTGGATTGAAAACGCGGGCGAGTTGGACGGGCTACGCAAACGCTATGGCAAAGACAAAACCTTCGTTGTTCCGATTCTGACCAACATGGCGATCGCCGGATTGGTGCCATGGAAGAGTGTTTCCGCTTTGCCGTTTGAGGCCGCCGTTGTGCCTCAGTCGCTGTATCGCTTCCTTGGTTTGCCAGTGGTCAGTTATGCCGTGCCGGCCTTGGTCGCGATTGGGCAAGTCAAGTTTCTAAGAGGTGGTGGCTGCTTGCCGCCTTGGTCGTGGGTGCGAAGATCCGCGATTGAATCTTCGATGAGGGTGTTGCTTTCCATGCAACCACAAAGCGGTGGGTATTTGGAAGCAACGCCACTGACCGCGTTTGTGGTGATGTCTTTGTCGGCCAGTGGACGAGCCAACCACGAAGTGACTCGTAACGGGTTGCGGTTTTTGAAAAATTCCATGTTGCCGGATGGAAGTTGGCCGATCGACACGAATCTTGCGAACTGGGTAACGTCGCTGGCAACGACGGCGCTCGCGATGGATCCTGACGACGATCGATCGTGGTCCACGCCCGAGTTGATCGATTGGCAACGCGGATGCCAGTATCAAGAGCGTCATCCGTTCACCGGAGCGGATCCCGGTGGATGGGGGTGGACGGATTTAACGGGATCGGTGCCCGACGCGGATGACACGCCTGGTGCGATCGTTTCCTTGAGAATGCAGGCGACATTCCGGTCGGATCCTTTGTCTGATGACTTTGCAAGAGAATGGCCAACGGAGTCCGGCGAAGGTTCGGTTTCGCAAACCGCGATGGAGACTTGGCAGTCGTGTGATCGCGGAGTGGATTGGTTGTTGGGATTGCAAAACCGAGACGGCGGATGGCCGACGTTTTGTCGCGGATGGGGGAAGCTGCCCTTTGATCGCAGCAGCAATGACTTGACGGCTCACGCGTTGCGAGCCATCGCCTGTTTGCCGAAGCGAAACTCGCTCGGGAGAGAACGTGCGACGCAACGAGGGTTGGCGTTCCTTCGCAAGAGCCAGTTGCCCGATGGGTCGTGGTTGCCGCTGTGGTTTGGCAATCAAGATCGACCCGATGAAGACAATCCGATCTATGGAACGTCGCGAGTTTTGATCGATGTCGATTCCAATTTGGGGCACGACGCCATTTCTCGCGGGCTGGCGTATTTGATACAAAGTCAAAACGGCGACGGGGGGTGGGGCGGTGGTGAATCGGTCCGCGAAACTTTTGGGTTGCCGCAGGGTTGCATCAGCAGCGTGGAGGAAACGGCTCTCGCGTTGGAAACGTTGGCATGTTGGTGGGCGAGAATTCACGATTCCTTGCCCGGCGAAAATGCAGCGAGTCCGGGCGGGGCGGATTCCTCAAGCGACATTTTGGACGGAAGCCCGTGGGATGCGTCGATGCGTTCATCGTTGCGAGCGGCTATACTTGCGGGCACCCGCTGGCTGATCGACGCCGTGCAATGCGAGCGTCACCGGGTGGCTTGGCCGATCGGGTTTTATTTTGCCAAATTGTGGTATTACGAACGGCTTTATCCGTTGGTCTACACGACTGCGGCATTGGGCCGGGTCATGCAACGCGACGAACTCCTTAGGTGA